The window CGGGCACGGGTACCGACCCGACCACTGCGCCCGTCGCCGGCGTGGTGTTCGAGTACTGCACGGTGAGCGGGATCGACCTGTTCGACGGCACCAACCGGGGCTGGGACGCGGTCAACGCCATCACCGCGACGGCTAAGCAGGCCGCGGCCGCGCAAGGCGTGACCCAGCTGGGCTCGTACGCGCTGAGCAACTGCACCCTGCTGCCCGCCACGGATGCGTCGGGACTCGCGACATCGCCCACGCTTCCGCTCGGCGTCTACTTCGTCCGGGAGGTGTCGACGCCCAGCAACGTCGTCGCGCCCGCGGCGCCGTTCATCGTGACGCTCCCGACGCCGGCCGACCACGAGAAGCTCGACGGCGACTGGGTGTACGACGTCAATCTGTACCCGAAGAACACGGTCGCCCAGGGTCCGGCGAAGAACGTCGTCGATCAGCCCGGCAACGGTGTGATCCTCGGTGCGCCGGTCACCTATCAGGTGACCCAGCTGATCCCGGCTCTGGCGCCCGGGCAGACGTACGACAGCTTCGTGCTGTCGGACACGCTCGATCCGAAGCTGAGTCCACGCGCCGCCGTCCCGGTCACCGTCGTGGCGGGGACGACGACCTTCGTGGCGGGCACGGACTACGACGCCGCATGGACGGGTCAGAAGCTGGCGGTGACCTTCACCGCCGCGGGACGGGCGAAGCTCCGAGCCGGCATGAACGTGGTGCTCACCTTCGAGGCGACCGTCACCGCCCCCGGGGCGATCGAGAACCAGGCGTTCGTCGACCTCAACGACCTGAGCCTCACCCCCGGGACGCCGAACGGGACGGACGGCTCGCCGTCCTCCACGGTCGTCACCCGCTGGGGCGATCTGACCGTCCAGAAGGTGAATCAGGCGAAGAACAGCGACGGCCTGAGCGGCGCGAAGTTCCGCGTCTACATGGGCACCACCGACCAGCAGTCGTCGTGCACGGCGGACATCACGGGACTTCAGCAGGTCACGACGGCAGGTACGAACACGCCGTACGTCGCGACCTCCGACGGCTCAGGGACGATCGTGATCCCTGGACTCTGGGTCGGAGACACGGAGAAGACCGTCGCGGCCGACGGCACGGTGAGTGACACGACCGTCGCCGGGCACGACCTGCAGCAGCGCTGCTACGTGCTCGAGGAGATCGCCGCGCCGAACGGGTTCGTGCTGCCCTCGGGCGCCGCCGCGCTCACGCCCGTGATGGTGAAGGCGGGCGCCAACGGCACCGTGCCGCTGGTCAAGATCCAGAACACGCAGCAGGGAGTGCCGCAGCTGCCGTTCACGGGATCGAGCATCCAGCTCGCCATGACCATCGGCGGGATCGCGCTGCTCGTGGTGGCTCTCGGTGGTGTGCTCGTCGTCCGCCGTCGCAACACCCGCCGCGAGGGCGCGTGATCAGCGTCGCGAGGACGCAAGAGGATGCGGCCGACAGTAGGGCGGTACGCCGCACCGCGACGGCGATGGCGACCGGGCTGGCTGCTCATCCTGACGATCGTCGTCGCCGTCATCGGAGCGACGATCCTGGCCTACTCTCCCGCGGCGAGCTGGCTGGCCTCCTACAACCAGTCGCTGGTGGTGAGCAGGTACAACCAGTCCATCGCGAAGGTGAAGCCGCGCGCGTCAGAGCAGCTCGCGGAGGCCCGGCGCTACAACTCCGACCTGTCGGCCGGAGCGGTGCTAGAGCGCAACACCCGGGTCCCCACGGGCAGCGGGAGCAACGCAGGGAAGGCCTACGACTACTGGAGGCTGCTGAACACCCCGAACGGCACGATGTCGCGCATCCAGATCCCGAAGATCGGGGTCGATCTGCCGATCTACCACGGCACGAGCGACGCCAGCCTGCTGAGAGGGGCCGGTCACCTGCAGGGCACCTCGCTGCCGGTCGGCGGGACGAGCACGCACGCCGTCATCACGGCCCACCGCGGGCTGGCGGAGGCGACCATGTTCACCGAGCTGGACAAGCTCGGTCTCGGCGACAGATTCATCATCACGACCTTCGGGCGCGTGCTCGCCTACCGGGTGATCAGCACCCGGGTGGTCGCGCCCGAAGACACCACGACCCTGCGGCAGAGGACGGGGGAGGATCTGGTCACGCTCGTCACCTGTACGCCGCTCGGGATCAACAGCCATCGCATCCTGGTCACGGGCCGCCGTGTCCTGCCCACGCCTGCCGAGGACGTCTGGACGGCGAAGGGGGGCGGGGCCGCCCTGGAATTCCCGTGGTGGGCCGTTGTGTACGGCGGCGCCCTGATCCTGATCGGGCTCTACGGGCGGTGGGCCGGACTCGCGGCGCCGGTCGTCGCACACCATGCGGCGCGCGAGCGGACTCGACGGAGCGGGCGTCGACGCGGCGGCTGACGGGATGCGCTCGGGACCCCTGACCGCCGCGGCGGACGGGCCACTATCCTGTGCCTGGAAGGCGCCCCGCATCGTCGGGCGCCGCAGGGGATGCGGGAGGCCGTGTGCGCGTGTGGCAGTGGCTGGCTCGGCACGATCCGGGCTACAGCGCGCTGCGCCGCGCCGGGCGGGCCGCGATCGTCATGCCGCTGCTGTTCGCCTTCGCCAGCGGGGTGATCCGCAACCCGGACGTCGCCATCTTCTCGGCGTTCGGGTCGTTCGCGATGCTGCTGTTCGTCGACTTCGGTGGGCCGCTCCGTGAGCGGGCCCAAGCGCTGGCGGCGCTCGCCGTGGCCGGTGCGGTGCTCGTGTGCCTGGGGACGCTGACATCCCAGCCGGCGTGGCTGTCCGCGCTCGCGATGGCGGTGGTCGCGCTGGCCGTGCTCTTCGCGGGGGCCGTGAGCTCGGTGACGGCGTCGGCGAGCACCGCGCTGCTGCTCGCATTCGTGCTTCCGGTGACCCTGCCGGGCACTGTGGCGTCCCTCGGGCCGCGCCTGCTCGGCTGGGGGATGGCGGCGGTCGTCTGCATCGTCGCGGTCACGGTCCTCTGGCCGGCACCGTCCCGCGAACCGCTGCGAGGACCGGCGGTGGAGGCGCTCCGGGCGCTGAGCGCACGGCTGCGGGCGGAGTCCGCCTACATGCTCGGGATGCGCGAGGCATTGGCGGGGCGGGACGAGACGGAGGACGGTTCCCTCCTCGCCGAGCGGGATCGCGCGGTCGTCGCGGCCGATGCCGCGGTCGGAGCGCTGCACGAGTCGTTCCTCGCCACTCCGTATCGGCCGACCAGCCTCAGCACCCCGGCGCGGACGATCGTCCGGCTCGTCGACGAACTGAACTGGCTCGACACCGTCATGGCCCAGTACGACCGGTACGCCCGCCCGCTGGCCGCCTCCGACCCGACGCATGACGCGGCGAGGGCGCTGAAGGCAGCGGCGGCGGACGTGCTCGACGAGGGTGCGTTCGCGCTGGCGCAACACGGCGCCGACCCGTCCGACCTGGAGGACGCGCTCCGCCGCCTCTCCGACGCGCGGCGGGCGGTGGAGGCGGCGATGCTCGCCCAGCCGGCCCCGGCACCCACACCGGGCGGCGCAATGGATGAGGTGGTCACCACACTCGACCCGGGCTTCCGGGCACAGGAGCTCGCCTATGCGGTCGCGACGGTCGGCGGGAACATCGGCCTCACCGCACGGGCCGAGCGCCGCACCTGGTGGCAGCGGCTGCTCGGGCGCCAGCCCGGCGACCTCAGCGGCCCGGTCGCCGCGGCCGCCGAACGCGCCAGCGGGTACATCGGCTGGAACTCGGTCTGGCTGCGGAACAGCATCCGCGGGGCCATCGCCCTGGGGCTGGCGGTGCTGCTCGCGAAGCTGACGGGGGTCGAGCACTCGTTCTGGGTGGTGCTCGGCACCCTGTCCGTGCTGCGGTCCAACGCCCTGAGCACCGGCCAGACCGTCCTGCGCGGGGTGCTCGGCACCGTGCTCGGAGTCGTGCTGGGCGCTGCGGCGCTCTTCGTGATCGGCGGCAACCCGGTCGCGCTGTGGATCGTGCTGCCGCTCGGCATTCTCGTCGCCGGCGTCGCCCCGGCGGCGATCTCGTTCGCGGCGGGTCAGGCGGCGTTCACGGTCGTGCTCGTGCTCCTCTTCAACATCATCGCTCCGACCGGGTGGACGGTCGGCCTCATCCGCATCGAGGACATCGCCCTCGGGTGTGCGGTCAGCCTCCTCGTCGGTGTGCTGTTCTGGCCGAGGGGCGCCGCGGCGTCCTTGCGACGTGCGCTGTCGGACGCGTACTCGGAGGGCATCGGCTATCTGAGCGCCGCCGTCGCGGCGGGCGCGGGACCACGCGGCGGTGCGACCATACCGGTCGATGCACACGCTCAGTCGCTCCGCGCGGCGGCGGCGTCACGTCGGCTGGACGACGCCTTCCGCACGTACCTCGCCGAGCGGGGCACGAAGCGCCTCCCCCTGGCGGAGGTGTCTGCCTCGGTCACCGGGGTGGCGGGCGTGCGGCTGGCGAGCGACGCCATCCTGGAACTGTGGCGCGGACAGCCTCCCGTCGACCCGCACACGGCGGAGGCGCGCGAAGCGCTCAACGACGCCCTCGACCGCCTGGAGAGCTGGTACCGCGAGCTGGCGGCGCGACTCCTCGCACGCGGACCGTTGCCGGAACCGGTCCCCAGCGACCCGACCATGGTGGCGCGTCTTGCGGGAGCCGTGCTCGAGAGCCAGGCCCACTCGGCGGACATGCACGACAGCGCCACGGCGGTCCGCCTCATCTGGACGGCGGACTACCTGGAGGTGGTGAGCCGCCTCGAGACGGTGATCGTCGCCCCCGTACAGACGCTTCGAGACGCCGTCACGCCCTGAGCCGGCGGCGGAGCGGTTCTCACGCGCGCCGCGGCAGCCGCACGGTGACGACCGCACCTCCGCCCGCACGGTTGGACGCATCCACCGTGCCGTGATGACGGGTCACCACCTCGGCCACCAGCGCGAGCCCGAGACCGTAATGCCGGGCGCGATCGTCACCGGGCTGCGCGTCCCGGGCGGTCGCGAACCGTTCGAACGCGCGGTCCTCGACGCCCGCCGAGAAGCCCGGTCCGTCGTCCTCGACCGTCAGCACGACGCGGTCGCGGGCGACGGCGACCGAGACGCGGACCTCCGATCGCGCGTGGTCCAGTGCATTGTCGACCAGCGCCACGATCATCCGCCGCAGGGAGACGGGGGCGCCGGTCACCATCGCGTCCGGCGCCGCATCGACCGAGATGGTCAGGCCGCGCTCCTCCGCCCTGCCGTCGGCCGAGCGGGCGACGGCGGCTGCGAGCTCGCCGAGGCCGACG is drawn from Leifsonia shinshuensis and contains these coding sequences:
- a CDS encoding class C sortase — encoded protein: MRPTVGRYAAPRRRWRPGWLLILTIVVAVIGATILAYSPAASWLASYNQSLVVSRYNQSIAKVKPRASEQLAEARRYNSDLSAGAVLERNTRVPTGSGSNAGKAYDYWRLLNTPNGTMSRIQIPKIGVDLPIYHGTSDASLLRGAGHLQGTSLPVGGTSTHAVITAHRGLAEATMFTELDKLGLGDRFIITTFGRVLAYRVISTRVVAPEDTTTLRQRTGEDLVTLVTCTPLGINSHRILVTGRRVLPTPAEDVWTAKGGGAALEFPWWAVVYGGALILIGLYGRWAGLAAPVVAHHAARERTRRSGRRRGG
- a CDS encoding FUSC family protein, yielding MRVWQWLARHDPGYSALRRAGRAAIVMPLLFAFASGVIRNPDVAIFSAFGSFAMLLFVDFGGPLRERAQALAALAVAGAVLVCLGTLTSQPAWLSALAMAVVALAVLFAGAVSSVTASASTALLLAFVLPVTLPGTVASLGPRLLGWGMAAVVCIVAVTVLWPAPSREPLRGPAVEALRALSARLRAESAYMLGMREALAGRDETEDGSLLAERDRAVVAADAAVGALHESFLATPYRPTSLSTPARTIVRLVDELNWLDTVMAQYDRYARPLAASDPTHDAARALKAAAADVLDEGAFALAQHGADPSDLEDALRRLSDARRAVEAAMLAQPAPAPTPGGAMDEVVTTLDPGFRAQELAYAVATVGGNIGLTARAERRTWWQRLLGRQPGDLSGPVAAAAERASGYIGWNSVWLRNSIRGAIALGLAVLLAKLTGVEHSFWVVLGTLSVLRSNALSTGQTVLRGVLGTVLGVVLGAAALFVIGGNPVALWIVLPLGILVAGVAPAAISFAAGQAAFTVVLVLLFNIIAPTGWTVGLIRIEDIALGCAVSLLVGVLFWPRGAAASLRRALSDAYSEGIGYLSAAVAAGAGPRGGATIPVDAHAQSLRAAAASRRLDDAFRTYLAERGTKRLPLAEVSASVTGVAGVRLASDAILELWRGQPPVDPHTAEAREALNDALDRLESWYRELAARLLARGPLPEPVPSDPTMVARLAGAVLESQAHSADMHDSATAVRLIWTADYLEVVSRLETVIVAPVQTLRDAVTP
- a CDS encoding SpaH/EbpB family LPXTG-anchored major pilin, producing the protein MSAHTRHRGLSALAVGTALSLGALGALSTSVAANATSIDTSQQGRIIIHKYENPGNGDQNPAGTGTDPTTAPVAGVVFEYCTVSGIDLFDGTNRGWDAVNAITATAKQAAAAQGVTQLGSYALSNCTLLPATDASGLATSPTLPLGVYFVREVSTPSNVVAPAAPFIVTLPTPADHEKLDGDWVYDVNLYPKNTVAQGPAKNVVDQPGNGVILGAPVTYQVTQLIPALAPGQTYDSFVLSDTLDPKLSPRAAVPVTVVAGTTTFVAGTDYDAAWTGQKLAVTFTAAGRAKLRAGMNVVLTFEATVTAPGAIENQAFVDLNDLSLTPGTPNGTDGSPSSTVVTRWGDLTVQKVNQAKNSDGLSGAKFRVYMGTTDQQSSCTADITGLQQVTTAGTNTPYVATSDGSGTIVIPGLWVGDTEKTVAADGTVSDTTVAGHDLQQRCYVLEEIAAPNGFVLPSGAAALTPVMVKAGANGTVPLVKIQNTQQGVPQLPFTGSSIQLAMTIGGIALLVVALGGVLVVRRRNTRREGA